The Intestinibaculum porci DNA window ACGCTCAGCTTAGTGACTGCTTTTTCTTTAACCGCTTGTGGCAATAGCGGCAGTAAAGCTGAATCATTCAACTATGCTTTAAACTCTGATATCAGTTCATTAGATACATCAGCTGTTGATGATGAAGGTTCTATTGTTGTTTTAAAGCAGAGTATTGAAGGTTTAATGGTCAATGATGCCAAAGGGAATACGATTCCTGGGATGGCTAAAAAGATCACCAAAAGCAAGAACGGTTTAACATATACCTTTACTTTACGCGATGCGAAGTGGAGTAATGGTGATCAAGTCAAAGCCGAAGACTTTGTTTATGCATGGCAGCGTATTTTTAAAGAAGCGGGTTCCTATGAATATATGTTTGGTTCAAGTGCCGCAAATATTAAAAATGCGGACGCCTTATCGGCAAAACAGGAAGCTGGCAAGACGTTAACACAGAAAGATTTAAATAGCTTAGGTATCAAAGCAAAAGATGATCATACTGTAGTTGTAAATTTGGAAAAGAAAGTGGCTTTCTTTGAACAACTGATGACATTTACATGCTTTAGACCTATTGATGCGTCTTTTGCGAAGAAACAAGGCAAAAGTTACGGTAAGAGCGTCAAATCCTTTGTCTCTAATGGTCCTTTCAAAGTGACGTCATGGACAAAAGGGTCAAAAATTGTTTTAGCCAAGAATAAAGATTACTATGATGCCAATAAAGTAGAATTAGATAACCTGACCATTCATTTGGCTCAGGATGCTAAAAGTGCGGCGAGTGCTTTTGAAAATGGAACGGTAGACTTATTCCATGTGGATAGCTCATTAGTCAGCAAGTATAAGAAGAAAGCAGGTTACTTTACTTACAATACTGGTTTTGAATACTATCTTTCATTAAACTTAAAGAATAAAGCTTTAGCGAATAAGAATATTCGTTATGCCTTATCTTACGCGATCAATAAAAAAGATTTTGCGGATAACATCTTAGGAGATGGCTCAAGTGCCGCAAAAGGCTTTGTCCTTTCTGATTTAGCGAATTCTCCTAGCGGGAAAGAATTCAGAAGTCAGGCCGGGAACTGGCAGACATTATCTTATAATCAGCAGAAAGCGCAGGAATATCTCAACAAAGGCTTAAAAGAATTAGGTAAGAAATCGATTACTTTAGATGTTTTATATGGTTCTGACGAAGAAACAATGAAACAGTTAGCAACCTTTGTCCAGTCTTCATTAAAGAAATTAAAAGGCGTTAAGATTAATGTTACAGCGACAGTAAAAGAAGACCGTACGGGTAATAAAATGCCAAATGGTGAATATGATATTGCCTGCACACGCTGGGGTCCAGATTATCAGGATCCAACAACATTCCTCAACCTTTTAACAAAAGGGAATCAGAATAACTTTGGTAAATATGATTCGAAAGCTTACAACAAACAGATGAACATTGTGAAAAACAGTGATAACATGACAACAAGATGGAATGCCATGATCAAAGCAGATCAGATTCTCTCACAGGATTTACCAATTATCCCTGTTTATGAAAAAGCTGGGGCCATGATGATGAATAAAGACTATACTGGCTTTATCAATAAACCAGTCATTGGTACTATCTTTAAATATGTCCATAAGAAATAGACCTTTTCGAAGGTCTTTTTTTATATAATTTATCAAATGATCATTAAAGAAGATGCTTAATGATTTTGCTTTTTGGCGCATGAAAAGTAGTTATGTAAAGAATAGATCTTAACCTTATTTTTCTATATATTTGAGAGCATTGTCTATAAGAAAAAGGCAGTAAGCTATGGGATTACTGCCAGAAAAATAAAATTCATGTCAATGAGGTGAATGCCTAGGCATTCACCTTAATGGCGTGGATGAAAATCGAGATAGTAGGCATAATCGACAATCCACATATCATCACTATAGCCAGGGGCACAAGGGATGGAATGCGTGGGGATATCTTCCTTGATATGCTCATAAATTTCTGCGAGTGGATAATCACCATGACCAACGTTGTTGTAGTCGATGACATAACAGAACCATCCTTCGTAGTAACATTCGATCATATTATAACAATTATCGGCGATATCATAATATTTGCTTAAACGACATTTTTGTGCGTCCATATTGACCTCCTAAAAAAGCTTAAAATGTTTGAGGGCACGATAAATCCCATCATCATTGATATCTGATGTCTTATAAGTGACATGATCAAAAATGGCAGGGTTACTATTGCCCATCGCAATGGATTCCTTGGTATATTCTAACATCGCGAGGTCGTTTGTGGAATCCCCTACGGAAATTGTATTTTCCCAAGGAATGCCTAAATACTCAATAATCTTTTGAATGCCTGTTGCTTTCGAATAGCCTTTAGGGGCATTTTCCACAAAGTTGTCAGCTCTTTGGATAAAGGTCAGATCATTGGCAAATGTTTTCTTAAAGGTTTCAATATCACTATCACAAAAATACCAGCAGGCCATTTTATCAAAAGAATAAACATCATGGGCATGATAATCTTTGACATTGAAGCCTTGATTCATATAGCGCTCGCGGAAATGAATGTTCAGGGGATCACGTAAGTGTTCTGGATAATAAACCCCATCACGGGATTCCAGGACGTTTTCTAAACGGCAGGCAATCGAGACATCAATGATTTTTTTACAGAGATCAAGGGGTAAGGGATGGTAAAAGATCTCTTTTCCCTGGTAGTAAATATCAGTGCCCAGACCGCAAATAAAGCCATCGACATCCAGGTTTTTGATCTGCTTTTCGATAAAAGCGTTACAGCGGCCCGTATTAATAAACATCAGATGGCCATTTGATCGCGCTAAGGCTAGGGCCTTTAAAGTGCTTTCTGGAATGGTGAAAGTATCCTCTGTGGAGAGGGTGCCATCGATGTCAAAAAAGACAATTTTTCTATTCATTTTTCGTATTCTCCTTAATATTACCCTGCTATCTTATCCTGAAAACGCTCACCTTGCAATTGTTAATTGTGAAAGGTTATGTTAAAATAGCACGTATAAAGGAGTGTAAATAAACTATGTACGAAATTACTAGAAAAGTTATTTTGAACGACGCTGCGTTCGAAGTAGATGTTTATGCCCCTCGAGTTGCGAAAAAAGCGCAGCCAGGGCAGTTCATCATCGCACGCGTTGGTGAAGATGGAGAACGTATTCCACTTACGATTGGCGATTATGATCGCGAGAAAGGAACAATTACGCTCGTTATTCAAGCGGTTGGTTTTTCAACCAAACAGATGGCTAAATTAGAAGTAGGCGACAGCTTTACTGACTTTGTTGGACCATTAGGTGAACCAACCAAATTAAACCCTGAATGGAAACATGTCATCGGGGTGGCTGGCGGGATCGGTAGTGCCCCAGTCTATCCGCAGTTAAGAGCCTTAGCAGAAATGGGTGTTCATGTCGATGTCATCATCGGCGGCCGTGCAAAACAGTATGTTTTATGGGCTGATAAGTTTGCACAGTTCTGTGATCATGTGTATATTGCGACCGATAATGGGGAAGTCGGGACAAAAGGCTTTGTCACAAATGTTTTACAGGATCGCATTGATGCTGGTGACCAGATTGACTGCGTCATTGCGATTGGTCCCGTAATCATGATGAAGAACGTTGTTCGTGTGACAAAACCTCACAATATTGCCACTTCGGTTTCTTTAAACCCAATTATGGTTGATGGCACCGGGATGTGCGGCTGCTGCCGTGTCACCGTTGATGGCAAAGTGAAATTTGCCTGTGTCGATGGTCCAGACTTTGATGGTCTGAATGTTGATTTCGATCAGTTAATGGAAAGACAGAGATTCTTCAAGAAAGAAGAAAAATATGTTGATGAACATGCTGATCGTATCTGTGATCTGATGAGAGGAGTCGAATAACATGGCAGAAGCAAGAAGAAAACCAAATATGGCAGCTGAAAAAGTCAAAATGCCAGAACAGGATCCTAATGTCCGTAATAAAAACTTTGAAGAAGTTGCTTTAGGCTATACCAAAGAAATGGCAATGGAAGAAGCGACTCGTTGTTTAAATTGTAAGAAACCTTTCTGTGTGGAAGGCTGTCCAGTGAATGTCCCTATTCCAAGATTTATTGAACAGGTCGTTAAAGGGGACTTTGAAAAGGCTTATGAAGTCATTACTGAAGAAAATGCCTTACCAGCTATCTGTGGTCGTGTCTGCCCACAGGAAAATCAGTGCGAAGGCAAATGTATCCGTGGCCGTAAAGCGGGCGTAGAACCAGTCGGGATCGGTCGTCTGGAACGTTTCGTCGCTGATTATCATCGTGAACATGGGGAAAAGGTTGTCCCAGAAATTAAGAAAAACGGCAAGAAAGTGGCTGTTGTCGGCTCTGGTCCATCAGGCATTACCTGTGCTGGTGAATTAGCAAAACGTGGTTATGATGTCCATGTTTTTGAAGCTTTACATAAAACCGGCGGGGTTTTATCTTATGGGATCCCAGAATTCCGTTTACCAAAGACTTTAGTTCAGTCAGAAATCGATACTGTCGCTGATTTAGGTGTTGATTTTGAAACGGACGTTGTCGTTGGTCGTACGGTGACTGTCGATGAATTAGAACAGGATGGCTACGATGCAGTCTTTGTTGGTTCAGGCGCTGGTTTACCTCGTTTCCAGGGTATTCCTGGTGAAAGCTTAAATGGTGTTTATTCAGCGAACGAATTCTTAACCCGTGTTAACTTAATGAAGGGGTATATGTTCCCTGATCGTCCAACACCAGTCAAGATCTCACCAACCGTATGTGTTGTCGGAGCTGGTAACGTTGCCATGGATGCGGCACGTACAGCAAAACGTTTAGGCGCAGAAAATGTCTATATCGTTTATCGTCGTAGTGAAGAAGAAGCACCAGCACGTAAGGAAGAAATCCATCATGCGAAAGAAGAAGGCATCATCTTCAAGTTCTTAACGAACCCAATCGCTGTCAACGGCACGGAAGATGGCTGGGTCAAATCAATTACCTGCCAGGAAATGGAATTAGGTGAACCAGATGAATCAGGTCGTCGCAGACCAGTTCCAGTTGAAGGACATACTTTTGAAATTGAAACAGGAACATTCATCGTAGCGATCGGTCAGTCACCAAACCCATTAATTCGTCAGACCACACCTGGCTTAGATACACAGAAATGGGGCGGTATCATTGTCAATGAAGAAACCAATGAAACCAGCCGTGAAAATGTCTATGCCGGCGGTGATGCTGTAACCGGTGCTGCCACCGTTATCTTAGCGATGGGCGCTGGGAAGAAAGCAGCTCACGCAATTGATGAAAAGCTGTCTAAGAAATAATTATGAAGATCCTCATAAGGGGATCTTTTCTTTTTGGAAAAATTCCTTATCATGCCTCAAAATCTTTGCATTTTTTTCTTATCATGATAAGATGAGATAAATGGAGGTCGAAAAATGTATAAATTATTAGAGCCATATGGTGCCATCGTGAAGTTTTTAGGCGAAGCACTTGGCGACAATGTGGAGATTGCTCTGCATGATTTAACTACACCAGATCAGGAAGTTGTGGCGATTGCGAACGGACAGATTTCTGGCCGCAGCGTGGGCGCGAAGCTTTCTAACTTATCTATTCACTACTTAGAGACAAAACAGTATCTGAAACATGATTATGTGTTAAACTATAAGACTGCTGGTCCTGATGGCAAGTTATTGAAATCTGCTACTTATTTTATTAAGGAACCAGGCAAAGAATATCCAGTTGGGATGTTGTGTATCAATGTCAATATTTCGGATTTGGAATATATTACATCAACTCTCAATAAGATCTTAGGAATTAAAGAGACGGATCAGGTGGAATTCAAAAAGGATAATCCAATTGAAATTCTTTCCTCACCACTTGATGAAATGGTTGATCAGTATATCAAAGAATGTTTACAGGAAATGGGCGTCCCATCCTATGTTCTTGTTGAACGTTTAAAAGTTGATGAAAAGATTCGCGTAGTCAAGTATTTACAGTCAAAAGGCACCTTCAAAGTGAAGGGTGCGATTGCATTAGTTGCGGAAAAGCTTGACGTTTCCGAGCCAACGATATATCGTTACCTAAAGAAGATGTAAGGAGAAAGAATTTATGAGCGATTTAGTTTATGTCAGCGGGCATAAGAATCCGGATAGTGATTCGGTTTGTGCCGCAATTAGTTACTCGTATTTATTAAACAAAACTGGTAAATACCATGCTGTGCCTGTACGTTTAGGCAATGTCAATCGAGAAACAGAATTTATCTTAAAAAGCTTCCATGCGCAGATTCCGATGTTATTAAAATCTGTCAAACAGAAAGTGGAAGACTTAGATTATGATAAAGTAACGGTTTTCTCAAAAGATTTAACATTAAAGACAGCTTGGTCATTAATGAAAGCCAAAGGCTTAAAGAGTGCCCCAGTGCTTGATGATCATGGCAAATTATTAGGCTTATTATCATCAACGAACATTTTGGAAGGCTATATGGGAGAATGGGACTCTGATGCTTTAAAGAAGGCGCATACGCCAGTAGAAAACGTTGTTGATACCTTAGAAGCGAAAGCTTTATTCTTATCAAAAGATTTAAAATATGTCAACGGGACGGTCCATATCGTTTCGATGACGACGGATGGTTCACGTGATTATATCAAAGAAAATGATATTGCCATCTTAGGCGGGGACCGTAAACATGCGATCCGTTACTTAGCGGATACCCATGTTGGAATGATTATTTTAACAGGTCATTTCGATATTGATGAAGAAGACTTAGCTTACTGTAAAGAAAAGAATGTCTCAGTTATCTCTACCCCATTCAATACCTTCGTGGCTTCCCAGCAGATCGTTCAGGCGATCCCGGTTGAATTCGCGATGCAGAAAGGCAACTTAACTGTTTTCACCACTGATGATACGGTGGAATCATTAAAAGAAGTCATGTCCAATACCCGTTATCGTTCTTATCCGGTTGTTGATATGAGCGGCAATGTGTTAGGGACAATCTCACGTTTTGCCTTAATCAAAGGGGAAAAGAAAAAGATTATCCAGGTCGATCACAACGAACGTGGTCAGGCTGTTGATGGGATCGAAGAAGCGGAAATCTTACAGGTCATCGATCATCATAGAATCGCAGATTTCCAGACTGTTGGTCCGGTTTACTACCGCGCTGAACCATTAGGCTGTACCTGCACAATCATCAAAAAGATGTTTGATGAACAGGAAGTGGAAATTCCACCAGAAATCGCTGGTATTATGTTAGGGGCGATCTTAAGTGATACCTTAATCTTCAAGAGCCCAACATGTACACCATTCGATAAGAAAACTGCTTATCGCTTAGCGGAAATCGCTGGTGTGGATCCCGTTGAATTTGGCATGGAAATGTTCAAAGCCGGGACGTCTTTAGTCGGCAAGAGCGTTGAAGAAATCTTCAATCAGGATTACAAGAGCTTCAACATCGGTGACTGCAAGATCGGGGTAGCCCAGGTCAATACGATGGATATCGAAGGCTTCGCGCCATATAAAGCAGAAATGCTTGCTTATATGGAAAAAGTCTGTGAAGACAACAACTATGACTTCGATGTCTTATTATTAACTGATGTTATTAATGCAAACTCTGAAGTCTTTGTAGCGGGCGGTAAACCACACTTTGTAGAAAAAGCTTTCAATGTCACATTAGATGATCATGAAGCGACACTGCCAGGTGTGATCTCTCGTAAGAAACAGGTTGTTCCAGCTTTAACTGAAGCTATTAACGGATAGAATGGAGGTGGTTTTTCCACCTCTTTTTCGCTATAATAGGGAAAAGAGGTGAGACTATGTATGAATTAGCCCATCGCGGTTTGAGTAAAAGTTATCCGGAAAATACCATGCTCGCTTTTACGAGAGCCTTAGAAGCTGGCTTTGATGGTATTGAAACCGATGTGCAGATGACCAGGGACGGCGTTTTGGTATTGTGTCATGATGAGAAAATCAATCGCACCAGCACCGGGAAAGGGTATCTTAAAGATTATACTTACCAGCAGTTATTACAATATAATTTCAACTATAAGTTTGACACTCGGGTGACGATTCCAACCTTAGATGAATTATTAGAACTGATTGCTGGCACACATAAGATTCTCAATTTAGAAATCAAGGATACAAAAAGTGAAGGCATTGAACGCGCCATCGCTTTAGCCGTTAAGCAGCATCATTTAGAAGATCAGGTTGTTTTCAGCAGTGTCTCCTTAGAAAGTTTAATAAAGATCAGACGCTTTCTGCCCGCTTCTTATGTGGCTTTAATTGTGAGCGGGCGTTATAAGAAACGCCGCTTAGATCCAGTGACCTTTCATTTAGATGGGATCCATGTGAAATACAGTAAGTTAAATGAGAAAGAGCTGCAGTACTTTAAGGAACATCATATCGCGGTAGGGGCTTGGACGATCACCCGCGAAAAGGACTTTCAATTTTTCAGGAGTCATGATATTCTTTTTGTGTTCACAAATGAAAAAATGAAGTAGGTGAAGATATGCGTTTAGATAAATTTTTAAAAGTATCCCGGATTATTAAAAGAAGAACGCTTTCGAAAGAAATTGCGGAAGCATCGCGGGTGAAAGTTAATGATAAAATTGTCAAACCTTCCTATAAACTAAAGGTTGGCGATATTATTGAAATCCAGTTTGGACGCTCTATTTTAAAAGTTCGTGTCAAAGACTTACGTCCGCACGTCTTAAAAGATGAAGCGAGCGAACTGTATGATGTTATTGAAGAAATCAAAGTCGAAGACTAAAAAAAGAGGTGGGTCAAATGACTGCCAAGAAAAAACAGGCGATTGGCAAGAAAGCCGTTGTATCCGTCATCCTGATTATGCTTTCCATTGCCATCTATGTCAATATTGCATCAAATGTGAAACGGGTGCGAACGCAGCGTGCTCAGTATCAGGCTTTAGTCAAACAGCGTGATGCCTTAAAAAAGGAGCGCAGCGCTTTAGAGACGGAAGTCAAAAACTTAAACGATGACGATTACGTTGTCAAATATGCCAGAGACCATTACATCTTTACGAAAGGCAGTGAAAAAGCTGTCGTTTTACCAGATGATAGTGAATCGCGCAAACAAGAATAAGCATGGCTTATTCTTTTATCATATAGGGGGGAAAAACTATGTTTCTAACGATATCGATACCATTTGAAAAATTTCAGCGTGAGAAAAAAGTCGTTATTTATCTTCCGGAGGACTATTATAAAACTAAGAAACGGTATCCTGTGCTTTATATCAATGATGGACAAAATGCCTTTTTTGATCATCAGTCCTTTATGGGCACATCCTGGGGCTTTGATCAGTATGTGAAAGAGCATCATCTTGATATCATCATGGTCGCGATTCCCTGCGTTTTTGATGATGCGATCCGCATGGATGAGTATGGCCCATGGCTCTTAGATGACTATTATTCCCAGCTCTTTACAAAAGATCGCTTAGTTGGCGGTCAGGGGGATGATTATCTTCACTTTGTCATCGACAATGTCAAAGTCCTCATTGATCATCGCTTTCGCACTCTTCCAAGTTTTAGCGCGATGGTGGGCTCGTCGATGGGCGGTGTGATCAGCGCCTATGCTTTTCTCGCTTATCCTCAGGTGTTTAAACGGGTAGCGGCCCTCTCCACAGCTTTTTTCCTCTATGAAAAACAGTTCCTTGATTTAATTGCCCATTATCAGGGCGAAGGGAAACTTTACTTTGATTTAGGGGATGATGAAGGGCATGGCAATGCGCAGGAAAGTGAGGCTTATATTTCTTCGAACACTCACATTAGGGCCGCATTAGAGGAAAAAGGGATTGCCTACGAATACCATTTCTTTGCGCATACAACGCATAATGAAGCGGCTTGGCGCAAGCGTCTGCCTCTTTTTATGCCGATGCTTTTCGAGGAGGATGACCATGTATAATATTTTATTTTCTGATTTAGATGAAACCTTATTAGATCAAAACGGGCAGGTCCCAGAGATTAATCAGCGTGCCATTGAGGCTATGCAAAAAAAGAATAAGCTTTTTGTCATTGCGACCGGCCGCTCTTATAACATGATCTATGATATTCAAAAACAGGTCCATACTTATAACTGTGAAAAGCAGTATTCACTTTGTTTTAATGGCGGTCTCGTCATTGAAAACAAAGGCAACCATGTCCTTTATTTTAAAGGCTTAGATAAAAAAGATGCCCGAATCCTTTTTGATGAAGGGCAAAAGCGTGGTTTATGTATGCTTGTCTTTACGATGGAATGCTGCTACATATTCAATGCTGATGCTTATGAAGTGGAGCGTAAGAAAAACCAGAAAGCCCCTTATAAAGTGATGGATGGCGACTTAGATGAGATCCAGGAAGACATCGCCAAGATGTTGCTTATGAAAAGAGACATGGACTATTTAAGAGATCTCAAAGCAAGTGTCGAGCCAAAACTCGCCGGACATGTCGCCTTAAGCTTTTCTTCTAATCGTTATATGGAATGTAATGCAGCCGGGGTTTCTAAAGGCGCTGGCCTGGCTTTCCTGTGTGATTATTTACAGATTCCCGTCAGTGAAGCGATCGCCATTGGCGATAACTACAATGATATCTCGATGATTCAAAAAGCCGGCTTAGGGGCCTGCGTCGCAAGCAGCCATGCAGATATCAAGCAGACGGCTGATTATGTCTGTGAGAAAGACTACGCTGAAGGCGCGGTGGCTGAAGTCATTGAAAAATTCATGGGAGGAGTTAAATAATGGACTATAAACTGATTGCGACAGATTTAGATGAAACATTATTAAATGATGAGCATCAGGTCTGCGCAGAAAATATGAAATGGATCAATAAAGCGGTGAGAGAACGTGGGGTGCGGATTGTGGCGGCGACTGGCCGCGGCTATAATCAGATCTTACCTGAACTCACGCAAATTGGCTTAAATGATCAGCCAGATGAGTATACGATTTCCTATAATGGTGCTGCCATCACTGAAAATAAAGGTTTTAAGATGATATCATGGCAAGGATTAGACTTTGATAAGATGGCTGAAATCTTTGCGTTTGGCGTCAAGCATGATGTCTGCATTCATATTTATGCCAATGAAGAACTCTTTGTCTATCATGTCAATGACGATGAATACAAGCGCTTAACCGCGCAGAAGCTAGCTTGCACCTATTTTGAAGAGCCGAGCGTTGATTTTTTAAAGGGCAAACGGATTGCGAAAATCCTTTTTGAAAATACCAATACTGATTATCTCAAAAGCTTAGCACCGCTGATGAAAGATATGACAGAAGGCTGTGTCGAAGTGAGCTATTCCTCAAATCGCTATATGGAATTCAATACTTTAGGGGTCAATAAAGGCACCGCTCTCGCCATTTTAGCAAATAAACTTTCCATTCCTATTGAACAAACGATCGCAATAGGCGATAATTATAACGACGTAGCGATGCTGAAAGCAGCGGGCTTAGCCGTTGCGGCCGGAAATGGTGTGGATGATGTCAAAGCGCTTTGTGATTACACCACCCAGGCCGACAATAACGAAGGAGTTGTCGCGGAAGCCATCCGCAAGTTTATTTATCATGAGGACATTTAGGGAGATTATTAATACCGAGGCGAAAGAGCCTTACTATCAGGCATTACATCAGTTTGTGGAGGATGAGTATGCCACGCATACGATATTTCCGCCACATAAACAGATTTATCATGCCTTCAATTTTTGTGACTACGAAGATATTAAAGTGGTCATTTTAGGACAGGATCCTTATCATGAATTACACCAGGCTAATGGTTTGGCCTTTAGTGTCAATAAAGGGGTGAGAATTCCGCCATCACTGATTAATATTTATAAAGAGGCAATGAGTGATGTTGGCATTCCCCAGCCGCATTCCGGCGATTTAACGCCATGGGCGCGGCAAGGGGTCTTACTGCTCAATACGGTCTTAACAGTCAGAGAAGGTATGGCCAATTCCCATAAAGGACATGGCTGGGAGATCTTTACCGATCATATCATCGAAGCGATGAATGAACGGGAAAAGCCGGTCGTCTTTATCTTATGGGGGCGTGCCGCCCGCAATAAGGCACCGATGATTCATGAACGTCACTTAGTGATTGAAAGTGCGCATCCTTCTCCTCTGAGTGCTAATCGCGGCTTCTTCGGTTCGCGTCCTTTTTCCCGGACCAATGCTTTTTTACGGGAACATGGCATCGCTGAAATTGACTGGAGGATCGACTAATGTTTGAAAACGTTCAAGAAGCTATTGCATATATCGAATCAAAACGAAACAAAAGAACAGTGGATGAATTTCGCACGACCTTACGGAATTTAGGGATCAATATGAAACAGCCCCACATGATTCATATTGCGGGGACCAATGGCAAAGGATCAACGGTCAATTACTTACGCGCTATTCTTAATGCCAATGGCTATAGTGTGGGGACGTTCACTTCCCCTTATATGGTGCGTCATAATGATCGTATCCGCATTGATAATGTCCCGATTTCTGATGAAGACTTACTGATGTATATCAATAAGTTCTATCATACGATTGAAGTCGATGACATGTCGATGTTTGAAATCGATACGATGATTATGCTGGCTTATTTTGAAGACCATGATCTTGATTATCGGATTATTGAATGCGGTATTGGCGGAAAGCACGATAAGACCAATGTCATTGATCCAGAAATTTCAGCCATTACGAATATCGGGATGGATCATGCCGAGCAGATTGGTCCGACACTGTATGATATTATCAATGAAAAAATGGGTATTATTAAACCGCATCAGCTGTTTATTACTTCGGAAATTTCAGGCACGATCTTAGCGCGCCTGCAGGAAGAATGTGATGCCCGCGATGCCACGATGATTGTCGTGCCGGAATATGAAAATACTGGTTTCCCATTCTGGTTTGTTTATCGGGATATGGCTTTCACGTTAAAAGATCAGGGCTATTATCAGGTGACCAATGCCCGCTTAGCGTTAACGATTGCCTCTAAGCTGATCACATTAGATAAAGAAGCGACGATCAAAGCGGTGGAAGGGGCAAAATGGCCAGGCCGTTTTGAAACCTTAAGTTACTTTGGTCATAAGGTCGTTATTGATGGCGCCCATAATGTGCCAGCCATTGAAGAATTACTGAAGACGTTAAGCTATTATAAAGACGAACGTATCGGCATTATCTTCTCATCCATTAAAGAAGATCAGGCGAAAGACTGCATCGCCTTATTAACCGCGGCCCATTATCCAGTTATCCTGACACATTTTGAAGATGAACGGGCGATTGATATGGAGGCTTTAGTCACGAGAGGCACTACCTACATGCCAGCTTTTGAAGATGCGATCAAACAGGCGGTCTTACAATATGAGGCAGTGGTTGTGACAGGCTCATTGCATTTTATTTCTCAAGTAAGAAAAATGATCACGGAAGAAAAATAATTTCTTCCGTTTTTCTTTTGAGTAAAAAAATTTTTAAGTTTTTTCTCTGGATGTATTCAAAATATGAAAATTTTGGTGTAGAATGAAAGCACATACTTAATACCGTAATGTTTTTAAAAAGACAATATTTATTGTCTATTCGTTTAAGAATGTGTTACAATAGGAGTATCAAGTAAGCGATTACATAGAGGAGGATTATTTTACATGGGAAAAGAATTAGTTGCAATGATTCTTGCTGGGGGCCGTGGCTCTCGTTTAAAAGCTTTAACAGCTAAAGTCGCAAAACCAGCCGTTCACTTTGGCGGAAAATATCGTATTATCGACTTTCCACTGAGTAACTGCGCCAACTCAGGTATTGATGTTGTTGGTG harbors:
- a CDS encoding helix-turn-helix transcriptional regulator — its product is MYKLLEPYGAIVKFLGEALGDNVEIALHDLTTPDQEVVAIANGQISGRSVGAKLSNLSIHYLETKQYLKHDYVLNYKTAGPDGKLLKSATYFIKEPGKEYPVGMLCINVNISDLEYITSTLNKILGIKETDQVEFKKDNPIEILSSPLDEMVDQYIKECLQEMGVPSYVLVERLKVDEKIRVVKYLQSKGTFKVKGAIALVAEKLDVSEPTIYRYLKKM
- a CDS encoding sulfide/dihydroorotate dehydrogenase-like FAD/NAD-binding protein codes for the protein MYEITRKVILNDAAFEVDVYAPRVAKKAQPGQFIIARVGEDGERIPLTIGDYDREKGTITLVIQAVGFSTKQMAKLEVGDSFTDFVGPLGEPTKLNPEWKHVIGVAGGIGSAPVYPQLRALAEMGVHVDVIIGGRAKQYVLWADKFAQFCDHVYIATDNGEVGTKGFVTNVLQDRIDAGDQIDCVIAIGPVIMMKNVVRVTKPHNIATSVSLNPIMVDGTGMCGCCRVTVDGKVKFACVDGPDFDGLNVDFDQLMERQRFFKKEEKYVDEHADRICDLMRGVE
- the gltA gene encoding NADPH-dependent glutamate synthase, encoding MAEARRKPNMAAEKVKMPEQDPNVRNKNFEEVALGYTKEMAMEEATRCLNCKKPFCVEGCPVNVPIPRFIEQVVKGDFEKAYEVITEENALPAICGRVCPQENQCEGKCIRGRKAGVEPVGIGRLERFVADYHREHGEKVVPEIKKNGKKVAVVGSGPSGITCAGELAKRGYDVHVFEALHKTGGVLSYGIPEFRLPKTLVQSEIDTVADLGVDFETDVVVGRTVTVDELEQDGYDAVFVGSGAGLPRFQGIPGESLNGVYSANEFLTRVNLMKGYMFPDRPTPVKISPTVCVVGAGNVAMDAARTAKRLGAENVYIVYRRSEEEAPARKEEIHHAKEEGIIFKFLTNPIAVNGTEDGWVKSITCQEMELGEPDESGRRRPVPVEGHTFEIETGTFIVAIGQSPNPLIRQTTPGLDTQKWGGIIVNEETNETSRENVYAGGDAVTGAATVILAMGAGKKAAHAIDEKLSKK
- a CDS encoding peptide ABC transporter substrate-binding protein — encoded protein: MKRIIGATLSLVTAFSLTACGNSGSKAESFNYALNSDISSLDTSAVDDEGSIVVLKQSIEGLMVNDAKGNTIPGMAKKITKSKNGLTYTFTLRDAKWSNGDQVKAEDFVYAWQRIFKEAGSYEYMFGSSAANIKNADALSAKQEAGKTLTQKDLNSLGIKAKDDHTVVVNLEKKVAFFEQLMTFTCFRPIDASFAKKQGKSYGKSVKSFVSNGPFKVTSWTKGSKIVLAKNKDYYDANKVELDNLTIHLAQDAKSAASAFENGTVDLFHVDSSLVSKYKKKAGYFTYNTGFEYYLSLNLKNKALANKNIRYALSYAINKKDFADNILGDGSSAAKGFVLSDLANSPSGKEFRSQAGNWQTLSYNQQKAQEYLNKGLKELGKKSITLDVLYGSDEETMKQLATFVQSSLKKLKGVKINVTATVKEDRTGNKMPNGEYDIACTRWGPDYQDPTTFLNLLTKGNQNNFGKYDSKAYNKQMNIVKNSDNMTTRWNAMIKADQILSQDLPIIPVYEKAGAMMMNKDYTGFINKPVIGTIFKYVHKK
- a CDS encoding Cof-type HAD-IIB family hydrolase, coding for MNRKIVFFDIDGTLSTEDTFTIPESTLKALALARSNGHLMFINTGRCNAFIEKQIKNLDVDGFICGLGTDIYYQGKEIFYHPLPLDLCKKIIDVSIACRLENVLESRDGVYYPEHLRDPLNIHFRERYMNQGFNVKDYHAHDVYSFDKMACWYFCDSDIETFKKTFANDLTFIQRADNFVENAPKGYSKATGIQKIIEYLGIPWENTISVGDSTNDLAMLEYTKESIAMGNSNPAIFDHVTYKTSDINDDGIYRALKHFKLF